The following coding sequences lie in one Hippopotamus amphibius kiboko isolate mHipAmp2 chromosome 17, mHipAmp2.hap2, whole genome shotgun sequence genomic window:
- the ST6GALNAC1 gene encoding alpha-N-acetylgalactosaminide alpha-2,6-sialyltransferase 1, whose amino-acid sequence MRPCLRRLSRLGHALQWLLLLAGFLFIFALSSFIKEPNTKPARNQHRGNIKERSPELLQKAMSQAPTAGSRTSAHMEPAQGTSTRDTHPEAATHRASEGRGAEAGKASAKEPGRVPNTASTAALETQPSKDTVGHTLPPGAQGIGVASGRMEAPSLNSQDPRTTKGSGDEEARPTAPRTVPTKPEGSVAATARTPLPENQAGVWTPTGAGPTGRGTRGATTAAVPPKDGAQATPSSAPLQSPTTQRGQRLQAANFKSEPRWDFEEKYSLEVGGLQTTCPDSVKIKASKSPWLQKLFMPNLTLFLDSRHFNQSEWDRLEHFAPPFGFMELNFSLVQKVVPRFPPVPQQQLLLASLPAGSSQCISCAVVGNGGILNNSQVGPEIDGHDYVFRLSGAVIKGYEQDVGTRTSFYGFTAFSLTQSLFILGDRGFRHVPLGKDVRYLHFLEGTRDYEWLEALLLNQTVVTKKLFWFRHRPQEAFRETLQLDRYLLLHPDLLRYMKNRFLRSKTLNTIHWRIYRPTTGALLLLTALQLCDQVSAYGFITEGHERFSDHYYDKSWKKTIFYTNHDFKLEKSLWKRLHDEGIIRLYQRPVTSKPNI is encoded by the exons GAATCAGCATCGAGGGAACATTAAGGAAAGGTCTCCAGAGTTGCTGCAAAAGGCTATGTCCCAGGCACCCACGGCGGGAAGCAGGACGAGCGCCCACATGGAGCCAGCACAGGGGACCAGCACGCGGGACACACACCCCGAGGCCGCAACCCATAGGGCTAGTGAGGGCAGAGGAGCGGAGGCTGGCAAGGCCAGTGCCAAGGAGCCGGGCAGAGTGCCCAACACTGCTAGCACGGCAGCCCTGGAGACGCAGCCAAGCAAGGACACCGTGGGGCACACGCTGCCCCCGGGAGCTCAAGGCATAGGTGTGGCCTCTGGCAGGATGGAGGCGCCGTCACTGAACAGTCAGGACCCAAGGACAACCAAAGGCTCGGGGGACGAGGAGGCGAGGCCGACGGCCCCAAGGACGGTGCCCACGAAGCCAGAGGGCAGTGTGGCAGCCACAGCAAGGACGCCCCTTCCAGAAAATCAGGCTGGGGTGTGGACCCCCACGGGAGCAGGGCCAACGGGGAGGGGAACCAGAGGAGCCACCACAGCGGCTGTCCCACCCAAGGACGGAGCCCAGGCCACCCCATCCTCAGCCCCTCTCCAGAGCCCCACCACCCAGAGAGGCCAGAGACTGCAGGCTGCCAATTTCAAGTCTGAGCCCCGCTGGGATTTTGAGGAAAAATACAGCCTGGAGGTGGGCGGCCTCCAGACG ACCTGCCCTGACTCAGTGAAGATCAAAGCCTCCAAGTCACCCTGGCTCCAGAAACTCTTCATGCCCAACCTCACCCTCTTCCTGGACTCCAGACACTTCAACCAGAGCGAGTGGGATCGCCTGGAGCACTTCGCTCCGCCCTTTGGCTTCATGGAGCTCAATTTCTCCT TGGTGCAAAAGGTCGTGCCCCGCTTCCCCCCGGTGCCCCAGCAGCAGCTGCTCCTGGCCAGCCTCCCTGCGGGGAGCTCCCAGTGCATCAGCTGTGCTGTGGTGGGTAACGGGGGCATCCTGAACAACTCCCAAGTGGGCCCAGAGATAGACGGCCATGACTATGTGTTCCG GCTGAGTGGAGCTGTCATTAAGGGGTATGAACAGGATGTGGGTACTCGGACATCCTTCTACGGCTTTACTGCCTTCTCCCTGACCCAGTCACTCTTTATACTGGGCGATCGGGGTTTCCGGCATGTGCCTCTGGGGAAG GATGTCCGCTACCTGCACTTCCTGGAAGGCACTCGGGACTATGAGTGGCTGGAAGCACTGCTTCTGAATCAGACCGTGGTGACAAAGAAACTTTTCTGGTTCAG GCACAGGCCCCAGGAAGCGTTCCGGGAAACCTTGCAATTGGACAGATACCTGTTGCTGCACCCAGACTTGCTGCGATACATGAAGAACAG ATTCCTGAGGTCTAAGACTCTGAACACCATCCACTGGAGAATATACCGGCCCACCACTGGGGCCCTGCTGCTGCTTACTGCCCTTCAGCTCTGTGACCAG GTGAGTGCCTATGGCTTCATCACTGAGGGCCACGAACGCTTCTCTGACCACTACTATGATAAGTCATGGAAAAAAACGATCTTTTACACCAACCACGACTTCAAGTTGGAGAAAAGTCTCTGGAAGCGGCTACATGATGAAGGTATCATCCGGCTCTACCAACGTCCTGTAACTTCCAAACCAAACATCTGA